The genomic interval CGCTGCATCAGCAGGCGATCGATTTCCATATGGGGCCGGAGCCGGTGCGCATCCGCCGCATGCTGGAGCGTCCGTTCGGCTCGGTGCGCTGGAAAGAGGAGACGCCGGACCGCGCCGCAAGCGAGGTGCTGCCTGTCGTCGCGAGCGCGGCGGGAAGCAGCACGTAAATCATCACAACGTCATTCCGGGGCATCGCGCAGCGATGAACCCGGAATCCAGAGATTGTGGCGCGAGATTCCAGGTTCGCGATGACGAGAAGACTTCTACTGCCCGTGCTCGGTCAGCACCTTGTCGCATGCCTTGCTCAGGCGGGAGCGATTCTGCTTGAGGCACGACAGCACGGCCATATCGCCATTGTTCATCACGGCGCGGCAGAAGCGCGAGACATCGCGCGCGCAGGCATCGTGCCCCTGCTGCGCTGATGCGCCCGATGCAACGAGAATAAAGGGAATAACAAAAAGAAACCTGGTCATCGCGTGACGCCTCTTACCCGGACAATAGGCGGGCGAAGCTAGTGCGACGGTTCCATCACCGCAACGACTTTGTGAAGCGATGATCTTGGAGATGATCTTGGACAAGTCACCCCGGCTTGCGCCGGGGCACTTGCACGACGGTAGGGAGCTCAAGGACGTGATGGCTGCGTCGCCACCACGAAGGACCGATGTCTTACTTGGCGCTCTCCTTGGCGCTCTCGTTCGCGTCGGCGACCTTGCGGGTCGCGCTCTTGGCGAGATCCTTGTCCATCACGGCGCGGCAGCCGGGGCTGAGGTCGGCGCGGTGCTTCATCATGCAGGCGGTGATCTTCGGGATGTTGGGGATTTCCGACGAGCACAGGCGGAAGGCGTCGCCGGTGCACATCTGCTGCGCCTCGGCGGTGTAGGCGAAGCTGGAGGTCGACGAGATGATCGAGACGAGGGCGGCAAAGCCCAGGGCCAGGCTGGAGTCGCGGATCTTGGCAATCAGAGACGTATTCATTTGAAGCTCCCATTGGCACCGCATCTGCGGGGCCCGTTGTTAATGGGAACTACGATGCTCCACGAAAACCGTTTCCACTGTGATGACGGTCACGAGCGACCCGCTGACTGTGACGTCGGTCACGCTAGGAATCCACCTGAAATTCCTCCGCAATCGCCGTCGTGTTGGTGTCACGTTAACTGTTCCTTCGCATTAATGGCTGGGCGCGAGGGAAAAGCGCTTGTTTGGTTGCGTATTTGGAAAGAGCAGCGATGCGTAATGCGTTGGGCCTGATGGTGGCCAGTGTGATTGCGGCGGTCGTGATCGCCGGAGGTTGGTTTTTCTATTCCTCGCGCGCCGAAACGGCCGCTCCCCAGACCACAGCCGCGCGCAAGCCCGATACTGCGCCGGCAAAACTCACCGCAAAGGACGACGTCGAGATCACGGCGGCACTGTCCGGCAAGCAGGTCGCTGCGGCCGCGCCACCCCCGCAGCCAGCGCCTCCCCCGGCCCCCGTTGCGCAAAAGCCGGCCTGCGCCAATCCGAACGCGCTCGGCGTTGCCCGCGTGGTCGAGATCGACACCACAGGCGGCCCCGGCTTCGGCTTCGATCATTTCAAGCAGTTCGACTTCCTCACCGAGAAGGAAGTCGTGCTGACCTTCGACGACGGCCCGTGGCCGAACAACACGCCTGCGGTGCTGAAGGCGCTCGCCGATGAATGCACGAAAGGCCTGTTCTTCTCGGTCGGCAAGCATGCGACCTATCATCCGGAAATCCTGCGCCAGGTGCTGGCACAGGGCCACACCGTCGGCACGCACACCTGGTCGCACGTCAATCTGAACGGCAAGAAGATGACGGAGCAGCAGGCCAAGGATGAGGTCGAGAAGGGGTTTAGCGCGGTAAAGTACGCGCTCGGCACCAACCCGGCGCCGTTCTTCCGCTTCCCGCAGCTTCAGCACAATCCGGCGATCGTGAATTATTTCGGCACCCGCAACGTCGCGATGTTCTCGACCGACATCGACTCCTTCGACTTCAGAAAGGGCGCCACGCCGGAAAAGATCGTCGAGACTGTCATGACCAGGCTCGACAAGCTCGGCAAGGGCATCATCCTGATGCACGATTTCCAGAAGCACACCGGCGAAGCGCTGCCGACTCTGCTCGCGCGCCTCAAGGCCGGCGGCTACAAGGTCGTGCAGATGAAGGCCAAGACGACCTTCCAGACGCTGCCGGAATATGACGAGGCGCTGATGAAGGATCTCAAGGTGCCGACTGCTGCGTCGAACGCGCGCCCGATCTCGAGCGTGGTGCAAACGGTCTCGCAGTAGCGCGTCAAATCAGCGCACAGATGCGTCATGGCCGGGCTCGCGCCCGGCCATTGTCGTTTCTGGGAGAGCGCGTTTAGCTCTTACTTACCAGTAGATGCCGTGGCGATGCAGCTCGCTGATGATCCGGC from Bradyrhizobium arachidis carries:
- a CDS encoding polysaccharide deacetylase family protein, with product MRNALGLMVASVIAAVVIAGGWFFYSSRAETAAPQTTAARKPDTAPAKLTAKDDVEITAALSGKQVAAAAPPPQPAPPPAPVAQKPACANPNALGVARVVEIDTTGGPGFGFDHFKQFDFLTEKEVVLTFDDGPWPNNTPAVLKALADECTKGLFFSVGKHATYHPEILRQVLAQGHTVGTHTWSHVNLNGKKMTEQQAKDEVEKGFSAVKYALGTNPAPFFRFPQLQHNPAIVNYFGTRNVAMFSTDIDSFDFRKGATPEKIVETVMTRLDKLGKGIILMHDFQKHTGEALPTLLARLKAGGYKVVQMKAKTTFQTLPEYDEALMKDLKVPTAASNARPISSVVQTVSQ